The following proteins are encoded in a genomic region of Gemmatimonadota bacterium:
- a CDS encoding TonB-dependent receptor, whose product MSNFYRLLLLVVFAIYSTPVLAQTNTIRGQVLDQKNNPLPGASIVLKNTRLGAVADNQGYFVIPNVPHGDHVLIASYLGYKTIEQTVSVTPKQVPKIAITLIEDTPYILNEITVVEEGYASDRTTATRTNTALRDLPQSVQIINGDLVEDQGLTYLTDVLQNVSGVNPFSEYLDFNMRGFRTTGDGAVKQNGLNQVHGFFNRMRLDDVERVEVVKGPAGALYGQSRPGGFINVITKQPSARQKNELKLTLGSYSKSQANFSSTGPVPVTPGFGKLLYKINVNHANDDGFRQHEQFIYSSFNGGFIWLPTDRTSISINGEWFDELNKGHRNRGVPFFNHELVDLPLDYTVNEPDDFISIEAYVYRLRADHRFSDHLKFDVSASYLTNQRRQEYHEPRGLLADGETMLREFRDQYREKQQRAVNANLIYDINAASINHTVLSGVEYTLTEGLYRFATARDASRGGPVPNINIFNPVFAQANNPLKYSYYGADIPRGISQLTTRLNNRISAFGFYLQDQIALGNKLNVLIGARYDSFEDKAEEGSNNRASDSQWSLRGGAVFKLIPSISTYLSYSQGFEPVRSSYTFDPDRYGGPFDPENSWTIEGGAKSSFLDNRFNTTLALYHITKENVILRDPNPPEDMPDRRVQVGEIQSQGFELDMAGIITDRWSVHGSFARSLKAEITKDTNPDNVGKKNPNNPKNTIGFWSRYDMPLSPASQIGFALGGSYLSERTTFQTDDNLPSYFVVNGGIFIRYDRFKIAVNLHNLTGKEYFPGGYGGRIGGFRGTPRSFDTTVRYQF is encoded by the coding sequence ATGTCAAATTTTTATCGGTTACTATTGCTCGTTGTTTTCGCGATCTATTCAACACCGGTCCTCGCACAAACAAATACTATTCGCGGACAAGTTTTAGATCAAAAAAATAATCCACTTCCCGGTGCGAGCATTGTGCTCAAAAACACGCGCCTGGGTGCTGTGGCAGATAACCAGGGGTATTTTGTGATTCCCAATGTGCCGCACGGAGACCATGTCCTGATCGCGAGTTATCTCGGTTATAAAACCATTGAACAAACCGTATCTGTCACCCCAAAGCAAGTCCCCAAAATCGCAATCACCCTCATTGAAGACACGCCATACATCCTCAATGAAATCACAGTTGTCGAAGAAGGGTATGCCTCAGACCGCACCACTGCAACGCGCACCAACACCGCTTTGCGCGACTTGCCCCAGTCCGTCCAAATCATCAATGGCGATCTCGTCGAAGACCAGGGACTGACCTATCTCACCGACGTGCTGCAAAACGTCAGTGGTGTCAATCCCTTCAGCGAATACCTCGACTTTAACATGCGCGGCTTTCGCACCACAGGAGACGGCGCAGTCAAGCAAAACGGTCTCAATCAGGTACACGGCTTCTTCAACCGAATGCGCTTAGACGACGTAGAACGCGTCGAAGTGGTCAAAGGTCCTGCTGGCGCGCTCTATGGGCAATCGCGACCCGGTGGATTTATTAACGTCATTACCAAACAACCGAGTGCGCGACAAAAAAACGAACTCAAGCTTACGCTCGGATCCTATTCAAAATCTCAGGCAAACTTCTCTTCAACAGGACCCGTACCCGTAACCCCTGGTTTTGGTAAACTGCTCTACAAAATCAACGTCAACCATGCCAATGATGATGGATTCCGCCAACACGAACAATTCATTTACTCGTCCTTCAACGGCGGTTTCATATGGCTGCCTACAGACCGCACATCTATTTCAATAAACGGCGAATGGTTTGACGAACTCAATAAAGGCCATCGCAATAGAGGCGTCCCCTTTTTCAACCACGAACTCGTCGATCTCCCGCTTGATTATACGGTCAACGAACCCGACGATTTTATCAGCATCGAAGCCTATGTCTATCGCCTCCGCGCAGACCACCGATTTTCAGACCACCTCAAATTTGACGTTTCGGCCAGTTACCTGACCAACCAACGGCGGCAAGAATATCACGAACCCCGCGGCCTGCTCGCCGACGGCGAAACCATGCTGCGAGAATTCCGAGATCAGTATCGCGAAAAACAGCAGCGAGCCGTCAACGCAAACCTGATCTACGATATCAACGCCGCATCAATCAACCACACGGTACTCTCGGGCGTGGAATACACCCTCACAGAAGGTCTTTACCGCTTTGCAACCGCTCGAGACGCCAGCCGGGGCGGGCCGGTGCCCAATATCAATATCTTTAATCCCGTTTTCGCGCAAGCAAACAACCCACTCAAATATTCCTATTACGGGGCAGATATTCCGCGGGGCATTTCCCAATTGACCACGCGCCTCAACAACCGCATCTCGGCCTTCGGTTTTTATCTTCAAGACCAGATCGCCCTCGGTAATAAGCTCAACGTGCTGATAGGTGCCCGCTACGACTCATTCGAAGACAAAGCCGAAGAAGGATCGAACAACCGGGCCAGCGACTCTCAGTGGTCTTTGCGCGGCGGTGCGGTGTTCAAGCTCATCCCGTCAATCTCGACCTATCTGAGTTATAGCCAGGGATTTGAACCCGTCCGTTCCAGCTACACATTTGACCCCGACCGATATGGCGGTCCCTTTGATCCTGAAAACAGCTGGACAATAGAAGGCGGCGCGAAATCGTCATTCTTAGACAACCGTTTTAATACCACCCTCGCGCTTTATCACATCACCAAGGAAAATGTCATTCTCAGAGATCCAAACCCGCCCGAAGACATGCCAGATCGCAGAGTTCAGGTCGGCGAAATTCAAAGCCAGGGTTTCGAACTCGACATGGCCGGTATTATCACCGACCGCTGGAGTGTACACGGCAGTTTTGCGCGCAGCCTCAAAGCCGAAATTACCAAAGACACCAACCCGGACAATGTCGGAAAAAAGAACCCAAATAACCCAAAAAACACCATCGGATTCTGGTCTCGCTATGATATGCCACTTTCTCCAGCTTCTCAAATCGGTTTCGCCCTGGGCGGCAGTTATCTCAGCGAGCGCACGACGTTCCAAACAGACGACAACCTGCCTTCTTACTTTGTCGTCAACGGTGGCATATTCATCCGCTACGACCGATTCAAAATCGCCGTCAATTTACACAACCTCACAGGTAAAGAATATTTCCCGGGCGGTTATGGCGGTCGCATCGGTGGGTTTAGAGGCACGCCCAGAAGCTTTGACACGACCGTCCGCTATCAATTCTGA
- a CDS encoding c-type cytochrome → MKINRQILHTIAAILFFWACGSDKPAGPDIVPSPDSALSGGEAATVFDATSQAFEMPIPTLSPDELDKFFAGDFAFEQIFVTAPADVNPGLGPVFSHTSCVGCHLRDGRGRGAFGAEPPFVGSMLMRVSLPGFTPHGGPVPVPGFGVQLGDRSNYSVALEARVQVSFYETTETLSDGEQVYLKHPIYTIVDAYQPLPAGVLLSARMAPPVFGRGLLEAISEADILALSDPGDANRDGISGRPNYVYNFRTGQMELGRFGLKANNPDLLQQTAGAYNEDMGVTNPYFPQESVLGQPQHDGRNDDPEISEEILDITTFYLQTLAVPARRLWDDPQALRGEALFESTGCANCHTTTFKTDNHSISSLSNQTIHPYTDLLLHDMGEALADNRPDYEADGREWKTPPLWGIGLTETVSGVPAYLHDGRARTLLEAIMFHGGEAEQSREAVRNLSKTDRDALLAFLQSL, encoded by the coding sequence ATGAAAATAAATCGCCAAATTTTACACACCATAGCCGCAATCCTGTTCTTTTGGGCGTGTGGCAGCGACAAGCCTGCTGGTCCCGATATCGTTCCTTCTCCTGACAGTGCCCTATCTGGCGGGGAGGCGGCAACCGTCTTTGACGCAACCAGCCAGGCTTTTGAAATGCCCATACCGACACTTTCACCCGACGAACTCGACAAATTTTTTGCGGGTGATTTCGCCTTTGAACAGATCTTTGTCACGGCTCCTGCAGACGTCAACCCCGGATTGGGTCCCGTATTTAGCCACACCTCTTGCGTGGGATGTCATCTGCGCGACGGGCGAGGCCGCGGTGCATTCGGCGCTGAACCGCCCTTTGTCGGCTCCATGCTCATGCGCGTCAGCCTGCCCGGATTCACCCCGCATGGCGGTCCTGTACCCGTTCCCGGCTTTGGCGTCCAACTCGGCGACCGCTCAAACTATAGCGTCGCACTCGAAGCGCGTGTTCAAGTCAGCTTTTATGAAACAACAGAAACCCTATCCGATGGCGAACAAGTTTATCTAAAACACCCCATCTACACCATTGTTGACGCATATCAACCACTGCCCGCGGGCGTACTCCTCTCTGCGCGCATGGCCCCACCCGTATTTGGACGCGGCCTCCTGGAAGCCATCTCCGAGGCCGATATTCTCGCCCTATCGGATCCTGGAGATGCCAACCGGGACGGCATATCGGGCCGCCCCAATTATGTGTACAATTTCCGAACGGGCCAAATGGAACTGGGGCGCTTTGGCCTGAAAGCCAACAACCCCGATCTTTTGCAACAAACTGCCGGCGCATACAACGAAGACATGGGCGTTACTAACCCCTATTTCCCTCAGGAATCCGTCCTGGGACAGCCCCAGCACGACGGCCGCAACGACGATCCGGAAATCTCAGAAGAAATACTGGATATCACTACATTTTACTTACAAACCCTCGCCGTGCCCGCGCGGCGTCTGTGGGATGATCCACAGGCATTGCGAGGCGAAGCACTCTTTGAATCAACCGGTTGTGCAAACTGCCATACCACCACATTTAAAACAGACAACCACAGCATCTCGTCGCTATCGAATCAAACCATTCACCCCTACACTGATTTGTTGCTCCACGACATGGGCGAAGCCCTCGCCGATAATCGTCCGGACTACGAAGCCGATGGTCGCGAGTGGAAAACGCCCCCACTGTGGGGCATTGGACTCACGGAAACCGTCAGCGGCGTTCCGGCCTACTTACACGATGGCAGAGCCAGAACCTTGCTCGAAGCCATTATGTTCCACGGCGGCGAAGCCGAACAATCGCGCGAAGCCGTGCGAAACTTGTCCAAAACAGACCGCGACGCACTGCTCGCCTTTCTGCAATCATTGTAG